In one window of Bacteroidota bacterium DNA:
- a CDS encoding DUF3368 domain-containing protein, giving the protein MTDLVVTDTSCLIALDRIGQINLLPALFTVHAPPAVVEEFGSRPPWLLVEEADAARVEVLMQHVDRGEAEAIALAESYDDVQLLIDEKKGRRVARELGLSVTGTAGLLLAAKAAGRIAEVRPLLDALIRAHGFRLSKRHYEQVLHAAGEA; this is encoded by the coding sequence GTGACCGACCTCGTCGTCACCGACACGTCGTGCCTGATCGCCCTCGACCGGATCGGGCAGATCAACCTCTTGCCTGCGCTCTTCACGGTTCATGCGCCACCGGCTGTTGTCGAAGAGTTCGGGAGCCGTCCACCCTGGCTACTCGTCGAAGAGGCCGACGCGGCCCGCGTCGAGGTTCTGATGCAGCACGTCGACCGCGGCGAAGCCGAGGCGATTGCGCTGGCCGAGTCTTACGACGATGTACAGCTTCTCATCGATGAGAAAAAAGGTCGGCGGGTGGCACGAGAGCTTGGCCTTTCGGTGACGGGGACCGCCGGCCTCCTGCTCGCGGCGAAAGCCGCCGGGCGGATCGCGGAGGTCCGACCCCTTCTCGACGCGCTCATCCGCGCGCACGGATTCCGGCTGAGCAAACGGCACTACGAGCAGGTGCTCCACGCGGCTGGCGAGGCGTAG
- a CDS encoding UPF0175 family protein, with protein sequence MDTLNVSLPPGLDPATARLALALGLFQEEEVSVGKAAEIAGLSYRAFLDALHARGISAYTYTDEMLDEDLAFVRRFREDRRL encoded by the coding sequence ATGGACACGCTGAACGTTTCTCTTCCGCCAGGTCTCGACCCTGCAACGGCGCGACTCGCACTCGCGCTTGGGCTGTTCCAAGAAGAAGAGGTCTCGGTCGGTAAGGCTGCTGAGATCGCGGGCCTCTCGTACCGCGCCTTCCTCGACGCCCTCCACGCGCGCGGCATCTCGGCCTACACCTACACGGACGAGATGCTCGACGAGGACCTCGCCTTCGTCCGCCGTTTCAGAGAGGACCGGCGGCTGTGA
- a CDS encoding SDR family oxidoreductase → MSQLSDHTVIVTGASSGIGEATARLLASEGAAVALAARRTDRLEALKSEIEDAGGRALVVETDVTDRAACQNLIDQTLDAFGRLDVLINNAGVMPLSFVKNVRVEEWEQMVDVNINGVLYCTAAALPHFTEQKSGHIVNVSSVAGRRLFTGGAVYCATKHAVTAFSEGLRRELGPAFGIRVTSIEPGAVATELPEAIADPEFQEAMASFEVTPLESEDIAESIRYALAAPPRATVHEVLVMPTDQAM, encoded by the coding sequence ATGTCTCAGCTCTCCGACCACACCGTCATCGTCACCGGCGCCTCGTCCGGCATCGGCGAAGCCACGGCCCGTCTCCTTGCCTCCGAAGGGGCCGCCGTCGCCCTCGCCGCCCGCCGCACCGACCGCCTCGAAGCGCTCAAGTCCGAGATCGAAGACGCCGGCGGCCGCGCCCTCGTCGTCGAGACCGACGTCACCGACCGCGCCGCCTGCCAGAACCTGATCGACCAGACCCTCGACGCCTTCGGGCGGCTCGACGTGCTCATCAACAACGCGGGCGTGATGCCGCTCTCGTTCGTCAAGAACGTCCGCGTGGAGGAGTGGGAGCAGATGGTGGACGTGAACATCAACGGGGTGCTCTACTGCACCGCCGCCGCGCTCCCACACTTCACCGAGCAGAAGAGCGGCCACATCGTCAACGTGTCGTCGGTCGCCGGGCGGCGGCTCTTCACCGGCGGCGCGGTCTACTGCGCGACCAAGCACGCCGTCACGGCCTTCTCCGAGGGGCTGCGCCGCGAGCTAGGCCCCGCCTTTGGCATCCGCGTCACTTCCATCGAGCCGGGTGCCGTAGCGACCGAGCTCCCCGAGGCGATTGCCGACCCCGAGTTCCAGGAGGCGATGGCCAGCTTCGAGGTGACCCCGCTCGAAAGCGAGGACATCGCCGAGTCGATCCGCTACGCCCTCGCTGCCCCGCCGCGCGCAACGGTCCACGAGGTCCTCGTCATGCCCACCGACCAGGCGATGTAG
- a CDS encoding right-handed parallel beta-helix repeat-containing protein — MRRLLTLLCFAALLAAPASHAQQRSTPALDAEAALEARPTARPATERPVYYRYDEALGGLVLNEAGRAASAAFRADLPAVAPRAPRRAADRSARVPPVPVYRGSSLVLTVDAAFDDGGGDANPGDGVCETISFPDECQLRAAIDEANAATGPITIEFAIDDGPTGSEIAPGVWQIQVEFVSSMGPDPLPRIETSDVTIDGLTQPGASCGDLVSGPKHDLRVVLDGSLLSFGDGLSNFNEPGMTVRGLVIQNFPGMGIRAFRENSLAECNYVGTDFTGEAAAGNFDGIEVNGTTQNNLVSGNGNIGIIPYPFESGMIVQRNLVGSDADGNQPLGNGSTGIWVSGDNADINTNLASANVLEGIFLGLDPGEHGAVPSGVVLTNNTVGLTKNRGVGPGGMGAFDGILVEDDDTFEDLVDNDIGLPGAGNGNFVGNNTFGISVIGSGVSDTRIRNNTVGLALNGNAAPNGSGVLVDGDDPLGTRIGGLAAGEGNVISGNVLSGVFLGGGISTHVEGNTIGLNAAGAVRPNGQVGDNLQNSGIDVFDSFDPVIRGNTVSGNNGSGIRFAGPLRGDAGGTTAARSSAAFVVSDNRIGTTADGSAARPNVESGLVLGNSASLATVSGNTISGNTDTGVFLFGGVSGVVLENNFIGTNAAGDDLGNGIPGEDGLAGIFCQSASGVRIGQNFQPNTIRFNERDGIFLSGGCSDIAIVGNVIDSNGQLAVDLAPDGPNPNDAGDGDSGANDRLNFPVITSAENDGSNSVIAWTLNAEANTTYELLFCRNAAPDASGFGECETPNALATTTTNGSGNASGTQTLGASAYPAGSFVTANATEVAGTLPQGYRKTSEFAASVEVEDAGLSGEITIDATPTSPLTVPRGGQVSFTYVVANGTANPATGQSWFSAALQNGPTLAEGVITNGTLPSGQQVTVPYVQQVPGNAPVATYDFCLRVGLFPNVVIDEDCFEIVVTPARAASGAEAWAALEVGPWVPEPMAGAKEADEAAAPEADAVEAASGAAVPETVELAGAYPNPFGRAATVAFALPEAQHARLAVYDVLGREVARLADGELEAGRHEAVLDGAALPSGVYLVRLVAGADVRTEQVTLVR; from the coding sequence ATGCGCCGACTCCTCACGCTCCTCTGCTTCGCGGCCCTGCTCGCCGCCCCGGCCTCCCACGCCCAGCAGCGCTCCACCCCCGCCCTCGATGCCGAGGCCGCGCTCGAGGCCCGTCCGACCGCCCGCCCGGCTACGGAGCGCCCGGTCTACTACCGCTACGACGAAGCCCTCGGCGGCCTCGTGCTGAACGAGGCGGGCCGCGCGGCGTCTGCTGCCTTCCGGGCCGACCTCCCGGCCGTGGCTCCGCGTGCGCCGCGCCGCGCCGCAGACCGTTCGGCTCGTGTGCCGCCGGTGCCGGTCTACCGAGGATCTTCTCTCGTTCTCACCGTCGATGCGGCCTTTGACGACGGCGGAGGGGACGCGAATCCGGGGGACGGCGTTTGCGAGACCATCAGCTTCCCCGACGAGTGCCAGCTACGCGCAGCGATTGACGAGGCTAATGCCGCGACTGGCCCCATCACCATCGAGTTTGCCATCGACGACGGCCCCACAGGCTCCGAGATCGCCCCCGGCGTGTGGCAGATCCAAGTCGAATTCGTCTCGAGTATGGGTCCCGACCCGCTCCCGAGAATCGAAACGTCCGACGTGACCATCGACGGGCTGACCCAGCCGGGGGCCTCCTGCGGCGACCTCGTCTCGGGACCGAAGCACGACCTCCGCGTCGTCCTCGACGGCAGCCTGCTCTCGTTCGGGGATGGCCTGAGCAACTTCAACGAGCCGGGGATGACGGTGCGCGGCCTCGTCATCCAGAACTTCCCCGGGATGGGCATCCGAGCGTTCAGGGAGAACTCTCTCGCTGAGTGCAACTACGTCGGCACCGACTTCACCGGCGAGGCGGCCGCCGGCAACTTCGACGGCATCGAGGTCAACGGCACGACGCAGAACAACCTCGTCTCGGGCAACGGCAACATCGGCATCATCCCCTATCCGTTCGAGAGTGGGATGATAGTCCAGCGCAACCTCGTCGGGAGTGACGCCGACGGCAACCAGCCTCTCGGCAACGGTTCCACCGGAATCTGGGTCTCGGGCGACAACGCCGACATCAACACGAACCTCGCCTCAGCTAACGTCTTAGAGGGCATCTTCCTTGGCCTCGATCCGGGCGAGCACGGGGCGGTGCCCTCGGGCGTCGTGCTGACCAACAACACGGTCGGGCTGACCAAGAACCGCGGGGTCGGCCCCGGCGGCATGGGCGCGTTCGATGGTATCCTCGTCGAAGACGACGATACCTTCGAGGACTTGGTGGACAACGACATCGGGCTACCGGGCGCGGGCAACGGCAACTTCGTCGGCAACAACACATTCGGCATCTCCGTCATCGGATCGGGCGTGTCGGACACCCGCATCCGAAACAACACCGTCGGGCTGGCCCTGAACGGGAACGCCGCACCCAACGGCTCCGGCGTCTTAGTCGATGGTGACGACCCGCTCGGTACACGGATCGGGGGGCTCGCGGCGGGCGAGGGGAACGTCATCTCCGGCAACGTCTTGAGTGGCGTCTTTCTCGGTGGCGGCATCAGCACCCACGTTGAGGGGAACACCATCGGCCTCAACGCCGCGGGGGCGGTCCGCCCCAACGGCCAAGTCGGAGACAACCTCCAAAATAGCGGCATCGACGTCTTCGACAGCTTCGACCCTGTGATCCGAGGCAACACCGTGAGCGGCAACAACGGCTCCGGTATCCGTTTCGCCGGCCCCCTCCGGGGCGATGCCGGTGGGACGACCGCTGCTCGCTCCAGCGCTGCCTTCGTCGTGTCGGACAACCGCATCGGCACCACCGCCGACGGCTCCGCCGCCCGCCCCAACGTCGAGTCCGGCCTCGTGCTCGGCAACAGCGCCAGCCTCGCTACCGTCTCCGGCAACACGATCTCCGGCAACACCGACACCGGCGTCTTTCTCTTCGGCGGCGTCTCGGGCGTCGTGCTCGAAAACAACTTCATCGGCACGAATGCCGCGGGCGACGACCTCGGCAACGGCATCCCCGGTGAGGACGGCCTCGCGGGCATCTTCTGCCAGAGCGCCTCCGGCGTCCGCATCGGCCAGAACTTCCAGCCCAACACGATCCGCTTCAACGAGCGCGACGGCATCTTCCTCAGCGGTGGGTGCTCCGACATCGCCATCGTCGGCAACGTCATCGACTCCAACGGCCAGCTCGCGGTCGACCTCGCCCCGGACGGGCCGAACCCGAACGACGCGGGCGACGGCGACAGCGGGGCCAACGACCGCCTCAACTTCCCCGTCATCACCTCGGCCGAGAACGACGGCTCGAACTCCGTCATCGCCTGGACCCTCAACGCCGAGGCCAACACCACCTACGAGCTGCTCTTCTGCCGCAACGCCGCGCCCGACGCCTCGGGCTTCGGCGAGTGCGAGACCCCGAACGCGCTCGCCACGACCACGACCAACGGGAGCGGCAACGCGAGTGGCACCCAGACGCTCGGCGCGAGCGCGTATCCGGCCGGCTCGTTCGTGACGGCCAACGCGACCGAGGTCGCAGGGACCCTGCCGCAGGGCTACCGCAAGACGAGCGAGTTCGCCGCCTCGGTCGAGGTCGAGGACGCGGGCCTCTCGGGCGAGATCACGATCGACGCCACGCCGACGAGTCCGCTGACCGTCCCGCGCGGCGGGCAGGTGTCGTTCACCTACGTCGTCGCCAACGGCACGGCCAACCCGGCCACGGGCCAGTCGTGGTTCTCGGCGGCGCTCCAGAACGGGCCGACGCTGGCCGAGGGGGTGATCACCAACGGGACGCTGCCCTCGGGGCAGCAGGTGACGGTCCCGTACGTGCAGCAGGTGCCGGGCAACGCGCCGGTGGCGACGTACGACTTCTGCCTGCGCGTGGGGCTGTTCCCGAACGTGGTGATCGACGAGGACTGCTTCGAGATCGTGGTGACGCCGGCACGGGCGGCGAGCGGTGCCGAGGCGTGGGCGGCGCTGGAGGTCGGGCCGTGGGTGCCGGAGCCGATGGCGGGAGCCAAAGAGGCTGACGAGGCCGCTGCACCGGAGGCCGATGCAGTCGAGGCCGCGTCGGGCGCAGCGGTGCCCGAGACGGTCGAGCTGGCCGGGGCGTATCCGAACCCGTTCGGCCGGGCGGCGACCGTGGCGTTCGCGCTGCCCGAGGCGCAGCACGCGCGGCTGGCGGTCTACGACGTGCTCGGGCGCGAGGTGGCGCGGCTCGCCGACGGCGAACTGGAAGCGGGTCGGCACGAGGCGGTGCTCGACGGAGCAGCGCTGCCGAGCGGGGTCTACCTCGTCCGGCTGGTCGCGGGCGCGGACGTGCGGACCGAGCAGGTCACGCTCGTGCGCTGA